Proteins co-encoded in one Zygotorulaspora mrakii chromosome 5, complete sequence genomic window:
- the ATG39 gene encoding Atg39p (similar to Saccharomyces cerevisiae YLR312C; ancestral locus Anc_4.41), which translates to MTGLDDGWNLVKLNGDRNGHVENDNSDPISSKSQLSIDIISDESNVDDDILSNTSSDEYAELSHCLRSRNVNMHSSRYLEGSYDTLTGSTASHGGLGDQPEVKAENSGMRGFLTHAFVKGREKGHSLRWKKLWDSGWFSNNTLKLWHVVTISSLLSMFVFIGIQSYSPSFFNSLAKNGPSVTYGTHYNDNAHSNQLVYGNINFVNHQDSNQLSWRPTGKYYVDFDNHIAYPITENDLIGLQKYKTDVLILWHTARVRWGKFLNANLIPSSKNLYRKFIRFFIEDANKLANFFHSFQISLRNSCNSFLPRIRCRSDRILNILQRFSQNISRKCQLEYQSLKVQASPSPEAKRNFKKLFQLHFLVKKGRLLKKKSHCLLRKINSKMIPLHKVLKKGRRAVSTKYKQSCAPLLSKNWNRTSMASKKFFNGIVQSFDNDLKTLHRHLDSIFKQRFYSHFKKQWTKEKPKVEHFLQRRLSELGFYKSGVFDQSISNMRNFTARIFKKYVTN; encoded by the coding sequence ATGACCGGGTTGGATGATGGTTGGAACCTTGTCAAACTCAATGGAGACCGGAATGGTCACGTTGAGAATGATAATAGTGATCCGATCAGCTCAAAGTCGCAGCTCTCCATAGATATCATATCTGACGAGTCGaatgttgatgatgatattctATCGAATACCAGTAGTGACGAGTATGCCGAGTTATCGCATTGTTTGAGATCAAGGAACGTTAATATGCACTCCAGTCGTTACCTCGAGGGGTCGTACGACACTTTGACCGGATCGACTGCTAGCCATGGTGGCTTAGGTGATCAACCGGAGGTGAAAGCTGAAAATTCTGGCATGAGGGGTTTCTTGACGCATGCTTTCGTGAAAGGGAGGGAGAAAGGTCACAGTTTAAGGTGGAAAAAATTATGGGATTCCGGCTGGTTTTCGAACAACACACTGAAACTTTGGCATGTAGTCACAATCTCCTCTCTTTTGTCAATGTTCGTGTTTATAGGGATTCAGAGTTATTctccttcatttttcaatagcTTGGCTAAGAATGGGCCTTCGGTGACTTACGGCACACACTATAATGATAACGCGCACAGCAATCAATTGGTTTATGGGAACATAAATTTCGTGAACCACCAAGATTCAAATCAGCTTTCCTGGAGGCCTACAGGAAAATACTACGTAGATTTCGATAATCATATTGCTTATCCGATAACGGAGAATGACCTGATAGGCTTGCAAAAATATAAAACAGATGTTTTAATTCTGTGGCATACGGCGAGGGTTAGATGGGGAAAATTCTTGAACGCAAACCTCATACCGTCCAGCAAAAACCTGTACAGGAAGtttatcagatttttcattgaagatgctaataaattggcaaattttttccatagttttcaaatcagtTTACGGAATAGCTGCAACTCTTTTCTGCCCAGGATTAGGTGCAGGAGTGacagaattttgaatatcCTCCAAAGATTTTCTCAGAACATTTCAAGGAAATGTCAACTGGAATATCAAAGTTTAAAAGTTCAGGCCTCTCCTAGCCCTGAAGCTAAGcgaaatttcaagaagttgTTTCAGTTACACTTTTTAGttaaaaaaggaagattgttaaagaaaaaatccCACTGTCTGTTGCGCAAAATCAATTCTAAAATGATTCCCCTTCACAAGGTGTTGAAGAAGGGCAGAAGGGCGGTTAGTACCAAATATAAACAGAGCTGTGCTCCTTTGTTGAGCAAAAATTGGAATCGTACCTCGATGGcctcaaaaaaattttttaatggCATTGTGCAATCATTCGATAATGATCTAAAAACTTTGCATAGACATTTggattcaattttcaagcAAAGATTTTATTCACATTTCAAGAAACAGTGGACTAAGGAGAAGCCTAAAGTTGAacattttttgcaaaggCGTTTGAGCGAACTTGGATTCTACAAGAGTGGTGTTTTTGACCAGAGCATCTCAAATATGAGAAATTTTACGGCACGGATATTTAAAAAGTATGTTACTAATTAA
- the KNS1 gene encoding serine/threonine protein kinase KNS1 (similar to Saccharomyces cerevisiae KNS1 (YLL019C); ancestral locus Anc_4.42): protein MSVNTQVRRKRTRTNPSMVDGLNGTGNSEGCASGATGASMNGNVLTGTDSFLERMLDRQSSFLQNTLRDGLNFVDDTNVRQNCRGVMDSSNMDSGLGEHALIDSDNAMIEVDNAYVENAASYRRIDEDVPGGHHEHIVEDDEDENEQVDDDGDDDGVEDDGDDDVIFIKEQPVYFNSPLVTEPGNSNYTSTTSKKFKKQRTISLPQLPHAKLLYQNRQDIPRGQNNDELLHLTGSTAKTLDGNRSVNLRVIKSTSPLLSDPFYNSSTSPSNSPNESTISDSQFLHKRNKDTDNAIHEKKGLKRLAAPRIAAKLVGRKDKLKKKDYFKTDKDGHYIYQENDVFSDGRFIVKQLLGQGTFGKVLKCLDTRAEVVNQNHFWNYTSTTHEKAFVAIKIIRAIDRYREAAKTELRVLQAVMENDPQGQYQCLMLKECFDYRNHICIVTDLLGKSVYDFMCSNGVARFPGSHVQAIAKQLIRSVCFLHDLGIIHTDLKPENILLCDETYVEKELPISVIRSMSIRRKDASGGRRKFLTDPEIKIIDFGSAVFHNEYHPPVISTRHYRAPEIVLGLGWSFPCDIWSIACILVELVTGESLYPIHENLEHMAMMQRINGEPFPPKIVEKMFYKITHKIGNSPSDLNATVVKHFDKESLALQWPEKNKRGDYVTKEKSIKRVMGTCDRLDIHVSKRIRQDYGEWISINWNFSPDRNWSLIKSKILTERKNKGTTAGDLNKETFLFWYWFVDLCRKMFEFDPTKRITAREALDHEWFNLGILDEGITCSGKF, encoded by the coding sequence ATGTCGGTTAACACACAGGTCAGGAGGAAGCGCACGAGGACTAATCCGTCTATGGTTGATGGTTTGAATGGTACTGGCAATAGCGAAGGATGCGCATCTGGGGCTACAGGGGCCAGCATGAACGGGAACGTCCTCACGGGGACGGACTCGTTCTTAGAGAGAATGCTGGATAGACAGAGTTCCTTTTTGCAGAATACTTTACGTGACGGGCTGAACTTCGTCGATGATACGAACGTTAGACAGAACTGTCGGGGCGTTATGGACAGCAGCAACATGGACAGTGGCCTTGGAGAGCACGCCCTTATCGATAGCGATAACGCGATGATCGAAGTCGACAACGCTTACGTGGAAAATGCAGCCAGCTATCGGCGCATCGATGAGGATGTCCCGGGCGGTCACCATGAGCACATTGTGGAGGACGACGAAGACGAAAACGAGCAGGTCGACGACGATGGCGATGACGACGGCGTTGAGGATGATGGCGATGATGATGTGATTTTCATCAAGGAGCAGCCAGTTTATTTCAATTCACCTCTTGTCACTGAGCCTGGCAATAGCAATTACACTTCCACGACaagtaaaaaattcaaaaagcaaagaaCCATATCGCTTCCCCAGCTGCCACATGCAAAACTACTTTATCAGAACAGACAGGACATCCCAAGGGGTCAGAATAATGATGAGCTGCTGCATCTCACGGGTTCCACTGCAAAGACCTTAGACGGTAATAGGAGTGTGAATTTGCGAGTCATAAAAAGCACATCTCCACTTTTGTCGGACCCATTCTATAATTCTTCCACATCACCTTCCAATTCGCCTAACGAGTCTACTATTTCCGATTCTCAATTCTTGCATAAGAGGAATAAAGACACTGACAATGCGATTCACGAAAAGAAGGGTTTAAAAAGGTTAGCTGCACCAAGAATTGCTGCTAAATTGGTTGGTAGAAAGGATAAactcaagaagaaagactACTTCAAAACTGATAAAGATGGCCACTATATTTATCAGGAGAATGATGTGTTCAGTGACGGTAGGTTTATTGTTAAGCAATTACTGGGTCAGGGCACTTTTGGAAAAGTTCTGAAGTGTTTAGACACTAGAGCTGAAGTGGTTAATCAGAATCACTTCTGGAATTATACCAGCACGACACATGAAAAGGCTTTTGTGGCCATTAAGATAATTAGAGCAATTGACAGGTATAGAGAAGCAGCCAAGACAGAACTTCGAGTTTTGCAAGCAGTGATGGAGAATGACCCCCAAGGGCAGTATCAATGTTTGATGCTTAAGGAATGCTTTGATTATAGAAATCACATATGTATTGTTACAGATCTACTGGGTAAATCTGTTTACGATTTTATGTGCTCCAACGGTGTTGCCCGATTCCCTGGTTCTCATGTACAGGCCATCGCAAAACAACTTATTCGCTCGGTATGTTTCTTACATGATTTAGGAATCATCCATACGGATTTAAAGCCGGAGAATATTTTACTTTGTGATGAAACTTACgtagaaaaagaattgccAATCAGTGTAATCAGGTCAATGAGTATAAGGCGTAAAGATGCAAGTGGCGGACGGAGGAAATTTTTAACAGATCCAGAGATCAAGATTATTGATTTCGGTAGTGCAGTGTTTCACAATGAATACCATCCGCCTGTAATATCAACACGCCACTACAGAGCCCCGGAAATAGTATTAGGCTTGGGGTGGTCTTTTCCCTGTGATATCTGGTCTATTGCATGCATTCTTGTCGAGCTAGTTACCGGGGAATCTCTGTATCCTATCCATGAAAACTTGGAGCACATGGCAATGATGCAACGTATAAATGGTGAGCCGTTCCCGCCAAAAATTGTTGAGAAAATGTTTTACAAAATAACACATAAAATTGGTAATTCGCCGTCTGATTTGAACGCAACTGTGGTAAAACATTTTGACAAGGAGTCATTGGCTTTACAATGGCcggaaaaaaataaacgaGGTGATTACGTcacaaaggaaaaatcTATAAAAAGGGTAATGGGCACATGTGATCGGTTGGATATTCatgtttcaaagagaataaGGCAAGATTATGGTGAATGGATAAGTATAAATTGGAATTTCAGTCCTGATAGGAATTGGTCATTAATaaagtcaaaaattttgactgaaagaaaaaataagGGAACGACAGCGGGAGATTTAAACAAGGAgacatttttattttggtATTGGTTCGTTGATCTCTGTCGGAAAATGTTTGAGTTTGATCCAACAAAAAGGATCACCGCCAGGGAAGCATTGGACCACGAATGGTTTAATTTGGGCATTTTGGATGAAGGAATTACCTGTTCAGGTAAATTCTAA
- the COX19 gene encoding Cox19p (similar to Saccharomyces cerevisiae COX19 (YLL018C- A); ancestral locus Anc_4.43): protein MSGNPGNALRALSPTPPERGSFPLDHDGECTRQMQEYINCIKLVKGENAPNCRLLAKEYLKCRMDNQLMDKDSWKNLGLPEDAGK, encoded by the coding sequence ATGTCCGGCAATCCAGGAAATGCTTTAAGAGCACTATCACCCACCCCGCCTGAGCGGGGCTCGTTCCCACTAGACCACGATGGCGAATGCACTAGACAAATGCAAGAGTACATCAATTGTATCAAGCTGGTGAAGGGAGAAAACGCGCCAAATTGCAGGCTGTTAGCCAAGGAGTATCTGAAATGCAGAATGGACAACCAGTTGATGGATAAGGACAGTTGGAAGAATCTCGGCTTACCGGAGGATGCCGGGAAATAA
- the DPS1 gene encoding aspartate--tRNA ligase DPS1 (similar to Saccharomyces cerevisiae DPS1 (YLL018C); ancestral locus Anc_4.44), with protein sequence MAEEKRQDTQDVPEIIEAAVAETVAAALAGAAGPVQLDETGQPLSKKALKKLQKEREKQKKKEEKARQLELEKEQREKQASENDTAKKNYGKLPLIQSQERTGEPRVKFADLSEADDNKEVLFRARIHNTRQQGATLAFLTLRQQSELIQGLVKVNKDGSITKQMVKWTGSLNLETIVLVRGIVKKVEEPIKSATVQNLEIHITQIHSISETAEALPILLEDASRSEAEAEAAGLPVVNLDTRLDARVIDLRTVTNQAIFKIQSGVCALFKEFLSGREFTEVHTPKLLGAPSEGGASVFEVSYFKGNAYLAQSPQFHKQQLMVADFERVFEIAPVFRAENSNTHRHMTEFTGLDLEMTFEEHYHEVLDTLSELFVFIFTELKKRYSKEIELVRKQYPVEEFKLPKDGKMIRINYKEGIQMLKDAGKEIGEFDDLSTENEKFLGKLVREKYDTDFYILDKFPLAIRPFYTMPDPVDSRYSNSYDFFMRGEEILSGAQRIHDHDLLQKRMKEHGLSPEDPGLKDYCDAFSYGCAPHAGGGIGLERVVMFFLDLKNIRRASLFPRDPRRLKP encoded by the coding sequence ATGGCAGAGGAGAAGAGACAAGACACTCAGGATGTTCCAGAAATCATCGAAGCTGCAGTGGCGGAAACCGTTGCTGCCGCACTAGCAGGAGCTGCTGGGCCAGTGCAGTTGGATGAAACGGGCCAACCGCTGTCAAAAAAGGCTCTGaagaaacttcaaaaagagcgtgaaaagcaaaagaaaaaagaagagaaggCCCGCCAACTGGAACTGGAGAAAGAGCAGCGTGAGAAGCAGGCCTCTGAAAACGATACTGCGAAGAAGAATTACGGTAAACTACCGCTGATTCAATCACAGGAGAGAACCGGGGAACCACGTGTCAAGTTTGCTGATCTGAGCGAGGCCGACGACAACAAGGAGGTTCTTTTCAGGGCAAGAATCCATAATACGAGGCAGCAGGGTGCCACTTTGGCCTTCTTAACTTTGAGACAGCAAAGCGAGTTGATTCAAGGTCTTGTCAAGGTCAACAAAGATGGCTCTATCACCAAGCAAATGGTGAAATGGACCGGGTCTTTGAACTTGGAAACAATCGTGCTAGTGCGCGGTATTGTCAAAAAGGTGGAAGAGCCAATCAAATCTGCCACCGTGCAGAATTTGGAAATCCACATTACTCAAATTCACTCAATCTCTGAAACTGCAGAAGCATTGCCAATTCTTCTAGAAGATGCATCCCGTTCTGAAGCGGAAGCTGAAGCTGCTGGTTTACCGGTAGTCAATTTGGATACAAGATTGGATGCACGTGTTATTGACCTTAGAACTGTCACCAACCAGgcaattttcaagatacaATCGGGTGTGTGCGCATtgttcaaagaatttttatCAGGCAGAGAATTTACTGAAGTTCATACTCCGAAATTGTTAGGTGCACCAAGTGAAGGTGGTGCGAGTGTCTTTGAAGTAAGCTACTTCAAAGGTAATGCGTACCTAGCGCAATCGCCACAATTTCACAAGCAGCAATTGATGGTTGCAGACTTTGAACGTGTCTTTGAGATTGCACCTGTCTTCAGGGCTGAAAATTCCAACACTCATCGTCACATGACCGAGTTCACAGGATTAGATCTTGAAATGACATTTGAGGAGCATTATCACGAAGTTTTGGACACATTGAGTGAACTCTtcgttttcatcttcactgaattgaaaaagagataCTCCAAGGAAATTGAACTAGTCAGAAAACAATACCCGGTGgaagaattcaaattaCCAAAAGATGGTAAAATGATTCGTATCAACTATAAAGAAGGTATCCAAATGTTGAAGGATGCTGGTAAAGAGATCGGCGAGTTTGATGATTTGAGTAccgaaaatgaaaaatttttgggtAAACTGGTCAGAGAAAAGTACGATACCGATTTTTACATCTTGGATAAGTTCCCTCTTGCAATTCGTCCATTCTACACTATGCCAGATCCAGTTGACTCACGTTACTCCAATTCATACGATTTCTTCATGAGAGGTGAGGAAATCCTTTCAGGTGCTCAACGTATTCACGATCACGATCTACTgcaaaagagaatgaaGGAACACGGCCTAAGTCCTGAAGACCCAGGATTGAAAGATTACTGTGATGCATTTAGCTATGGGTGTGCACCTCATGCTGGTGGTGGTATTGGTCTGGAAAGAGTAGTCATGTTTTTCTTGGACCTGAAGAATATCAGAAGAGCCTCCTTGTTCCCAAGAGATCCAAGGAGATTGAAACCATAG